The following coding sequences are from one Paenibacillus tundrae window:
- a CDS encoding restriction endonuclease: MSWNDNWTTWVIGCIAALLIFVWIIRRIIGRGQRIRREANPRKITIRDIDKMQDGSEFELYLFHLFQQMGYDEVHKTTSSRDFGADLVFTDRLGRRNVIQAKRYGANHPVGLSAVQEIFTSMRYYEADRSIVLTSARYTEACRTLAAVNGVKLLDREDLMDLITLFKSRRIEEAMELIEEEDHEPIETWQSRQKKATKTAK, translated from the coding sequence ATGAGTTGGAACGACAATTGGACCACCTGGGTCATCGGCTGTATCGCTGCATTACTCATATTTGTATGGATTATTCGCCGTATTATTGGGCGAGGGCAGCGCATACGCAGAGAAGCTAATCCCCGCAAAATTACAATTCGAGACATTGATAAAATGCAGGATGGATCAGAATTCGAGCTGTATCTATTTCATTTATTTCAACAGATGGGATATGACGAGGTGCACAAGACGACCAGCAGCCGAGATTTTGGAGCAGACCTCGTGTTTACGGACAGATTGGGTCGAAGAAATGTCATTCAAGCGAAGCGATATGGGGCTAATCATCCTGTAGGGCTAAGTGCTGTGCAGGAGATATTTACATCCATGCGTTATTATGAAGCAGATCGTTCTATCGTATTGACGTCGGCTAGATACACGGAGGCGTGCCGAACACTCGCTGCTGTGAATGGTGTAAAGTTACTGGATCGAGAGGATCTAATGGACTTAATTACTTTGTTCAAATCGAGAAGAATCGAAGAGGCGATGGAATTAATTGAGGAAGAGGATCACGAACCGATTGAAACGTGGCAATCCCGGCAAAAGAAAGCGACCAAAACAGCCAAATAA